The sequence CTGCCAGCCTGCAGGACGAAGCGGCTGCCAAGCGGGATTCGCGGCGCTTCGGGGCTGCAGTTGAAGCATAGAAGGGCGGGAGGCTCCTGCCGGGGTCAAGCGCTACGCCTCGGAGAGAAGGGCTGGCGATTGGCCAGCCCTTCGGCGTTGTACGCCCAGCATGGGCGCTGACTAGGAAGGTGGAAGTCCTTCCCGTGGGTTGATGGCACGCACCGTAGCCAAGGGGAAGGGCGTCGTCGTGAGGCGGGGTCCAGAGGAAGCCGGAGGCAAAACCGCGACCTGAGGGACACGAACCCGATAAGAGGCCGTGAGCTCGGACGAGTGGGCAACAAACCACGAAGTCCAGGCCATCGAGGGGCAGAGCGGTAAATCGGGCAGGGATGCGGGGACAGCCAGCCCTCTTATCTGGGGAGACCTGTTGCCCAGCCGTTGGTAGTTGGACGGCAACCCTGGCCGAGAGGTTAGGCTGAGGCGATAGGGGTCAGCCGAGGCCATAGTACTGCTGCCGTCACAGCGGGAAGGGCCGAACGTTGAGGAGGACAGGAACTTGGGCGGATTGTGGGATGAGCCCAGAAGGCAGACTTCCCCGGAAGAGGGACCTGCCGGGAGGGTGGAAATGGTGAAGCCATTGAGACCCGACCGGAGGGCCGAGCCATCCCCAACACCGAGCGAGGGAATGTCCGAGGCAGTGGGAGAGGGCGTATGGGAGCAGGTGTACGAGCGCAAGAACCTGCTCTCGGCGCTCAAGCGGGTCGAGGCCAACGGGGGTGCGCCGGGCGTAGATGGCATGACGACAGAAGCGCTGCGTCCGTACCTGAAAGCGCACCCTGGCCTAGACCGCTAGGGCTGGGCTGGTTGGAGGTAAGGGCCGCCCTCGACTCGGGGAGCTACCGGCCAAGCCCAATACGGCGGGTGGAGATAGGGAAGCCCGACGGAGGGGTGAGGTTATTGGGGATCCCGACGGTGGTCGATCGTCTCATCCAACAGGCGATCGGGCAGGTGTTGACGCCGCTGTTCGAGCCGGTCTTTTCGCCTCATAGTTACGGGTTTCGACCCGGACGCCGGGCGCACGACGCCGTGGGGGCAGCCCAAGGGTACATCCGAGAAGGCTACACCTGGGTGGTGGATCTTGACCTGGAGAAGTTCTTCGACCGGGTCAACCACGACAAGCTCATGGCACGAGTGACACGGGTGGTGAAAGACAAGCGGGTGCTGAAGCTGATCCGGCGCTATCTGCAATCCGGGGTGATGGTGAAGGGTGTAGTGATGGAGACGGAGGAGGGGACGCCACAGGGCGGACCTCTCTCGCCGTTGCTGGCCAACATCATGCTGGATGACCTGGACAAGGAGCTGGAGAAGCGGGGACATCGGTTTGTGCGCTACGCTGACGACTGCAATATCTACGTCAGGACGGAGCGGGCGGGCGAGCGGGTGATGAACAGTGTACGTGGGTTTCTGGAGAAGAAGTTGAAGCTGAAGGTGAACGAGAAGAAGAGTGCGGTAGCACGGGCCGGGCAGCGGAAGTTCCTGGGGTTCAGTTTCTTCTACCGCATGGGCGAAGTGCTGATCCGGGTTGCGGGCCAGGCGCTACAGCGAGTACGCGAGAAGCTGCGGGGACTGACACGCCGCACTCGGTCGGGCCGGCTGGAGGAGATCATCCAGCAACTCAAGGAATACATGCGAGGCTGGATGGGTTACTTCCGGGTGGCCGACACGCCGAGTGTGTTTGCAGGACTAGACCAGTGGCTTCGACGGAGGCTGAGACAACTTCTCTGGAAACGATGGAAGCGGGGAACGACACGCTGGCGGGAGTTGGTCTCGCTGGGTGTGCCTCGACACCTCGCCGGGCTAGGTGCGACGGGCAGTAGCCCGTGGCGCATGGCTGCGACACCTGTGGTGCACATGGCGCTGAGCACTGCTTTCTGGGATGCTCAAGGACTATGTGCCTTCACTGAGTACTATGACCAGCTGCATCTACCTCGACGAACCGCCGGATGCGGACCCGCATGTCCGGTGGTGTGAGAGGGAGGACGGGCGACCCATCCTCCCTACTCGATTTCGTTGTGCAGCCGTTTCCATACCACGTCTCCAGCCGTCCTGGATCTTCCTTCGGCTCTGGCTGTCGCCGTTCCCTCGGCGCAGTTCCACGAGAGCCTACTTCATGGGCAGGTCATTGTTTGGACGCCCGCCGGATGGTGAGCTTGTAGACGGCGTTCTCGGTCCACGTCTGCTCGCCCACGGTGATCGTGCGATCCTTGACCTCCGTGGTGGCAACGAGATTGCCGCCTTCGGTGGAGAGGTCGCCGGTGGACGACTTCCACCCGTCGATGGCCCCCCGGTCGACTGAGAGGAGAGCAAATACTCCCGACCAGAGATCACCGCCACCCGAGATGTTGGTGCTCGTGGTACATCCCTTCTTGTCCTGGGTACTACTCACACGAGCCGCGAGATCCCGGCCAGGGAACTCAAGCGCCACGAGCCAGAAATCGTACAACTTCTGTTCTCGGAATACCGGAAGGAGACGCGAGACGATGATGTCCACCATGGGGTACTGCTTGACCACGGTGGGGGGGCATTCCCCCGACTTGTCTTCATAAGACACGTATCTAACATGGCCCTTGCCTTTGCTCTGCAAGACATGACGGCCATCCAGATAGTAGAGTTTGAGTGGGATGGGGGTTTCGGTACGCACCTTCGCGCCCCACCACCCCAGCTCCTTGTCGTTGTAATCGATCTTGACCGACGAAGTGAACTCCAAGGCAATCGAGCAGGACTTGTCACCGAACGCCAGATCATCGAGCAGCTTCTGTCCGGCCGCCTTGTACCGGGCGCGATATGCCTGCGCCACCAATTGCCAGAATTCGTTCTTGGGATTGCCCATCTTCCCCGTGACTTCCTGAGCGAAGAGATCGTCCAGCGTCAGGCAGTCGCCCTTGTTCCTGTCCAGCAGAGGCTTGAGCTTCTTGAGGAATTGGTCGATCAAGCGCCCGTTGAGCTCATCGTTGTGCTTGAACCCACCATCCTGCGCATACTGGTCGAGCGCGGAGGCCATGCTCCCCATAGCTTGCCAGCCATCGGCAGAGGCGAATCTGTTTTGAATGGCTTCCCCCGTCTGCCGGAAAGCGGCGCTCTGGCCAGAGCCCGATCCGCCGACCTGCTGCACGGCGTTGTGCTGCGCCGTCTGTGCGCCGGCATCCGTTGGGGTTCTTTCCGCCTGGGCCCGGACGTCTCCGTTCGAAGCGGCGCCAACACCGTATGTGCCTCCCCTCCCAACAGCCATACTCGCCGATCCCCCATTCTGTAGCGACGGGGCCACGAGATCGGCGAGATGTCCCCCACCGCTTGGGTGCTGACCGCGCCCCGTCTGGTCTGCTAGTGGGTACAAGTAGAACTCCTCCAAGATTGGGGAAACAGCAAATCCCACCGTCAGCGGCGCAGACGAGGACTGGCCGCCCCCTATCCCATCGATGGTCAGCATCGCCGGGACGCCAAGGACCAGCTCCGGCTGGATGTGCACAGCCCCAAGCAAGCCCCCGCTCAAGGGCAAATTGCTGACGCTCTCGATCGGTGTCAAGGAGAAGCTGGTCGCCTCCTCAACAGCCCCGGCTGGGACCTCCAGGGTGAAGCTGACCTCGTCCGGGCTCGTCACGGACAGAGTGCCACCCTCGGGTCCGATCTCCTGAGAGGAGGACCAGGTTTGGATGAGAGAAGACGGGTCGAAGTTGTTCGGATCGAAGTTCTCCATGTCGATTGTGGGCATCGCCGCAATCGTCGGCTGGTAGCGCTCAGCTTGCACGGTGAGTGCATTGGGCTGCACAGGCGGGAAGGTGATCGTTGCCGTGCCGACCTCGCTCGATCCTGAGCTGGTTGCAGAGGTCAGCCGGTAAGTGAGATCAGTGATGCCTGGGAAGACGAAGTCCTCATAGACTTCTTCGCCGCTGGCTAGTTGTGCAACAGGCAGGAACTCCCCTTCACTGTACTTAGCATCGAGCTGGTATTGTGTGGCGCCGGAGACCGGCTCCCAGGTTAGCAGCACACTGACGGTTGAGGATGCCTGCGCCCGAAGGGCCCCGGTTGTGGAGACCTTCGCCTCACCCGGGCCGTTCGGAGCTAGGCCTTTGACGGCGCCTGGGACAGTCGAGCAAGCCAAGGAGAATACGAGAACCACTCCGAACAAGGTCGGAAGCCTGACTTTCTTG is a genomic window of Anaerolineales bacterium containing:
- the ltrA gene encoding group II intron reverse transcriptase/maturase; the protein is MEIGKPDGGVRLLGIPTVVDRLIQQAIGQVLTPLFEPVFSPHSYGFRPGRRAHDAVGAAQGYIREGYTWVVDLDLEKFFDRVNHDKLMARVTRVVKDKRVLKLIRRYLQSGVMVKGVVMETEEGTPQGGPLSPLLANIMLDDLDKELEKRGHRFVRYADDCNIYVRTERAGERVMNSVRGFLEKKLKLKVNEKKSAVARAGQRKFLGFSFFYRMGEVLIRVAGQALQRVREKLRGLTRRTRSGRLEEIIQQLKEYMRGWMGYFRVADTPSVFAGLDQWLRRRLRQLLWKRWKRGTTRWRELVSLGVPRHLAGLGATGSSPWRMAATPVVHMALSTAFWDAQGLCAFTEYYDQLHLPRRTAGCGPACPVV